From Pseudomonas sp. G.S.17, the proteins below share one genomic window:
- a CDS encoding PhzF family phenazine biosynthesis protein: MSRFHFKQIDVFSKHTLLGNPLAVVLRADELSEARMAAFARWTNLSETTFVLEPVDSRADYRVRIFTTTQELPFAGHPTLGSCHAWLESGGQPKGEEIIQECGIGLVRIRRQGTQLGFTAPPLLRSEAVEATLLERIRSGMGLSEGAILEARWVDNGAGWLALRLPDRATVQALQPDYAQLAGLAIGVFAPWEPQRDGDDAQFEVRAFIAGDGMPEDPVTGSLNAGIAQWLLSAGLAPDTYVVSQGTAMGRQGRVHVERVGDDIWIGGEAVTCIDGTLEL, from the coding sequence ATGAGCCGTTTCCATTTCAAACAAATTGATGTGTTCAGCAAGCACACGTTGCTCGGCAACCCGCTGGCTGTGGTGCTGCGCGCCGATGAGCTGAGTGAGGCGCGAATGGCTGCGTTCGCCCGCTGGACCAACCTGAGCGAAACCACCTTTGTGCTTGAGCCTGTCGATTCGCGTGCGGACTATCGGGTGCGGATTTTCACCACTACGCAGGAACTGCCCTTCGCCGGGCATCCGACATTGGGCAGTTGCCACGCCTGGCTTGAAAGCGGCGGGCAGCCCAAGGGTGAAGAAATCATTCAGGAATGCGGCATCGGCCTGGTTCGCATTCGCCGACAAGGCACACAACTGGGCTTCACGGCTCCACCGCTGCTGCGTTCGGAAGCGGTTGAAGCTACGTTGCTTGAGCGCATCCGTTCAGGCATGGGATTGAGTGAAGGGGCGATACTTGAAGCGCGCTGGGTCGATAACGGTGCCGGTTGGCTGGCGCTGCGCCTGCCGGATCGTGCCACCGTGCAGGCGCTGCAACCTGATTACGCCCAGCTGGCGGGTCTGGCTATCGGCGTTTTTGCACCCTGGGAACCTCAGCGTGATGGTGACGACGCGCAGTTCGAGGTCCGCGCATTCATCGCCGGGGACGGCATGCCGGAAGATCCGGTTACCGGCAGTCTCAACGCGGGAATCGCGCAATGGCTGCTGAGCGCCGGACTGGCGCCGGATACCTATGTCGTCAGCCAGGGAACTGCCATGGGGCGACAGGGCCGGGTTCATGTTGAACGGGTTGGCGACGACATCTGGATCGGTGGCGAGGCAGTGACCTGCATTGACGGAACGCTGGAACTGTAA
- a CDS encoding succinylglutamate desuccinylase/aspartoacylase family protein has protein sequence MKTLEQVRATLQPYPMEVEFPDISQWKTGTDGVDYVQSFASDEPGPHVMIMALTHGNEVSGAITVDALLRAGIRPRKGRLTLAFGNVEAYNRFNPQDIDATRYIDEDMNRVWLPGRLDGAESSVELNRARALRPIIDSVDLLLDIHSMHEEAAPVMMSGARSKGLEFAAALGVPETVIVDAGHPNGKRMRDYQGFDDAASKKNALLIETGQHFSRRSERVALDIAARFLITTKVVEEGDVAAFLSADKPVAQRFLQVTEPVVASSMDFTFSEDFRGLELIERAGTVIARDGERDIVTPYDNCVLVQPSLRHLGPGVTVVRLAKVIDPATLHLPR, from the coding sequence ATGAAGACCCTTGAACAAGTTCGCGCAACGCTGCAACCGTACCCCATGGAGGTCGAGTTCCCGGATATCAGCCAATGGAAGACAGGCACTGATGGCGTTGATTACGTGCAGAGTTTTGCCAGCGACGAGCCCGGCCCCCACGTGATGATCATGGCCCTGACCCACGGCAACGAAGTCAGCGGCGCAATCACCGTCGATGCGCTGTTGCGCGCTGGCATTCGCCCACGCAAAGGCCGTTTGACTCTGGCGTTCGGCAACGTCGAAGCCTACAACCGCTTCAATCCACAGGACATCGACGCGACCCGTTATATCGATGAGGACATGAATCGGGTCTGGCTGCCTGGCCGGCTCGACGGTGCAGAATCCTCCGTCGAGCTGAACCGGGCGCGGGCGCTGCGGCCGATTATCGACAGCGTTGACTTGCTGCTCGATATTCACTCGATGCACGAGGAAGCCGCGCCGGTGATGATGAGCGGCGCACGCAGCAAAGGGCTGGAATTCGCCGCCGCGCTGGGCGTGCCGGAAACAGTGATCGTTGATGCCGGGCATCCCAACGGCAAACGTATGCGCGATTACCAGGGCTTCGATGATGCCGCGAGCAAGAAAAACGCTTTGTTGATCGAAACCGGCCAGCACTTCTCCAGGCGCAGCGAGCGCGTTGCATTGGATATAGCGGCGCGCTTTCTGATCACCACCAAGGTTGTTGAAGAAGGCGACGTCGCAGCTTTCCTTTCGGCAGACAAACCGGTTGCCCAGCGCTTCTTGCAGGTGACTGAGCCGGTGGTCGCCAGCAGCATGGATTTCACGTTCAGCGAGGATTTTCGCGGGCTGGAATTGATCGAGCGCGCCGGTACGGTGATCGCCCGTGATGGCGAGCGCGACATCGTCACGCCGTACGACAACTGCGTGCTGGTCCAGCCTTCGTTGCGCCACCTTGGGCCTGGAGTCACGGTGGTACGACTGGCCAAAGTGATCGATCCGGCGACCCTGCATCTGCCGCGTTGA
- a CDS encoding transcriptional regulator gives MDLSQQELGAIGGIEANAQGLYERGKRFPNAGYLGAVAQAGVDVLFVITGTRKVLALDAITAGDTKLLRELDGLPEEVQEDIKRLISTLFMADAHA, from the coding sequence TTGGATCTTTCCCAGCAGGAGCTAGGAGCCATCGGCGGTATTGAAGCCAATGCCCAGGGACTCTACGAACGAGGCAAACGGTTCCCGAACGCGGGCTACCTGGGCGCGGTCGCCCAGGCCGGCGTCGATGTGCTGTTCGTGATTACCGGCACCCGTAAAGTCCTGGCGCTGGACGCCATCACCGCCGGGGACACCAAGCTGCTCCGGGAGCTGGACGGTTTGCCCGAAGAGGTGCAAGAGGACATCAAACGATTGATCAGCACGCTGTTCATGGCCGATGCCCACGCCTGA
- a CDS encoding putative DNA modification/repair radical SAM protein, protein MQLIDKLSILADAAKYDASCASSGAPKRSSEGKAGLGSSNGMGICHSYTPDGRCVSLLKILLTNFCLYDCQYCVNRRSSDVPRARFSPAEVVTLTLDFYRRNCVSGLFLSSGIIRSADYTMEQLIEVARLLREEHHFRGYIHLKTIPDADPLLIEQAGRYADRLSVNIELPTDLGLKTLAPEKDVASIKQAMKTIYTGQQTILNEPRAPRFVPAGQSTQMIVGADDTDDSTILHSAESLYGDFGLRRVYYSAFSPIPNSPKSVPLAAPPLMREHRLYQADFLLRGYGFKVNELFKGPGHLALDIDPKLAWALANRDVFPLDLNRAEASLIARIPGIGIRTTKRLVELRLQRRIRYEDLTRLRCVLAKAKPFIITSDYHPPQAETTSEMLHLQLRDKPQPQQLGLWG, encoded by the coding sequence ATGCAGCTGATCGACAAGCTCAGCATCCTCGCTGACGCCGCCAAATACGATGCGTCCTGCGCCAGCAGCGGCGCGCCCAAGCGCAGCTCCGAGGGCAAGGCCGGACTGGGTTCCAGCAATGGCATGGGCATCTGTCACAGCTATACGCCGGACGGCCGCTGCGTTTCGTTGCTGAAAATCCTGCTGACCAATTTCTGCCTGTATGACTGCCAATACTGCGTCAACCGCCGCTCAAGCGATGTGCCCCGCGCACGTTTCAGCCCTGCGGAAGTGGTCACCCTGACCCTGGATTTCTACCGGCGCAACTGCGTCAGCGGGCTGTTTCTGAGTTCGGGCATCATTCGCTCGGCGGACTACACCATGGAACAGCTGATCGAAGTCGCCCGGCTGTTGCGCGAAGAGCATCATTTCCGGGGATACATCCATCTCAAGACCATTCCGGACGCTGATCCGCTGCTGATTGAACAGGCCGGCCGCTATGCTGATCGTTTGAGCGTCAATATCGAGTTGCCGACGGACCTGGGCCTCAAGACCCTCGCCCCGGAAAAAGACGTGGCGTCCATCAAGCAAGCCATGAAGACCATTTACACCGGGCAGCAAACCATCCTCAACGAACCGCGTGCGCCGCGTTTCGTGCCGGCCGGACAAAGCACGCAAATGATCGTGGGCGCCGATGACACCGACGACAGCACTATCCTGCACAGCGCCGAATCCCTTTACGGCGACTTTGGCTTGCGGCGCGTCTATTACTCGGCGTTCAGCCCCATCCCCAACAGCCCGAAAAGCGTACCGCTGGCCGCCCCGCCCTTGATGCGTGAGCATCGGTTGTATCAGGCGGACTTCCTGCTGCGCGGCTACGGCTTCAAGGTCAACGAACTGTTCAAGGGGCCGGGGCATCTGGCGCTGGATATCGACCCGAAACTGGCCTGGGCGCTGGCCAATCGAGACGTTTTCCCGCTGGACCTGAATCGCGCCGAAGCCTCACTGATCGCGCGTATTCCGGGGATCGGCATTCGCACCACCAAGCGACTGGTCGAGCTACGTTTGCAGAGGCGGATTCGTTACGAAGACCTGACTCGCCTGCGTTGCGTGCTGGCCAAGGCCAAGCCATTCATCATCACCAGTGATTACCACCCGCCTCAGGCTGAAACCACCAGCGAAATGCTGCATCTGCAACTGCGCGACAAACCGCAACCACAGCAGCTGGGGTTATGGGGATGA
- a CDS encoding LysR family transcriptional regulator produces the protein MQLEWLEDFIELARTRSLSRAAEIRCVTHPAFGRRIKALEDWFGVPLIERKQPLSLTPAGLLFLEAASQSLGLLTAARAQFQSVGLNRDEPLRIATGRTLASNFFPDWYETLNQRFGSFPVSLVTSGSQEAIGRVSAGDVDLLLIFSSPLTQILIDPERFDSLVLAREEMIPVSAPDANGQPRFQITPDGGASSVPWLAFSPTLALRGVLAQHLASLPQRLALRMTYQADSYESILQMAKRGNGLAWLPRMVVRAALQEGELVVAGGPELTIGFDISLHRRRSNQAEQVMRIWRGLAEDAPIEGK, from the coding sequence ATGCAACTGGAATGGCTGGAAGACTTCATCGAGCTGGCGCGCACGCGGAGTCTGTCCCGGGCGGCGGAAATTCGTTGCGTGACGCACCCGGCCTTCGGCCGTCGCATCAAGGCGCTGGAGGATTGGTTCGGTGTGCCCTTGATCGAACGTAAACAACCGCTGTCGCTGACGCCCGCCGGGCTGTTGTTTCTCGAGGCTGCCAGCCAATCCCTGGGCCTGCTGACGGCGGCCCGCGCGCAATTTCAGAGTGTCGGGCTCAATCGTGATGAGCCGCTGCGAATTGCCACCGGACGAACCCTGGCCAGCAACTTTTTCCCGGACTGGTACGAGACGCTCAATCAGCGTTTTGGCTCGTTCCCGGTGTCCCTGGTCACCAGCGGTTCGCAGGAAGCCATCGGTCGAGTGTCGGCGGGGGACGTGGATTTACTGCTGATTTTTTCCAGCCCGTTGACCCAGATTCTGATCGATCCCGAACGGTTCGATTCGCTGGTTCTGGCCCGTGAAGAGATGATCCCGGTCAGTGCACCTGATGCCAACGGCCAACCGCGTTTTCAGATCACGCCGGATGGCGGCGCTTCGAGTGTTCCCTGGCTGGCTTTTTCGCCGACCCTGGCATTGCGCGGTGTTCTTGCCCAGCACCTGGCCAGCTTGCCCCAGCGGCTGGCGTTGCGCATGACCTATCAAGCCGATTCCTATGAGTCGATCCTGCAGATGGCCAAGCGTGGCAACGGTCTGGCCTGGCTGCCGCGCATGGTGGTCAGGGCCGCGTTGCAGGAGGGGGAGTTGGTGGTCGCCGGCGGGCCGGAGTTGACCATCGGATTCGATATTTCCCTGCATCGACGCCGTTCAAACCAGGCCGAGCAGGTGATGAGGATCTGGCGCGGGCTGGCAGAAGATGCACCGATAGAGGGCAAATGA
- a CDS encoding NAD-dependent protein deacetylase: MLDNPSLSPVDALRTLLAEKRFMVLTGAGISTPSGIPDYRDSDGVRRGKAPMMFTEFLALPDSRRRYWARAMLGWPRIRKAQPNPAHFSLAAMQRAGHIAGLITQNVDTLHDQAGSHDVIELHGSLHRVLCLDCGERFERAAIQLLMEADNHYLLGVDAIQAPDGDTLLDAAFEANFQVPNCPRCDGDRLKPDVVFFGENVAAPTAAKAMASVEQADGLLVIGSSLMAYSAFRLCKAINAQGKPLVAINFGKTRADELLDLKIEMSCDVLLPELAASLLST; the protein is encoded by the coding sequence ATGCTCGACAATCCGTCCCTTTCCCCTGTGGATGCGCTGCGCACGCTCCTGGCTGAAAAGCGCTTCATGGTCTTGACCGGCGCCGGCATCAGCACGCCTTCGGGAATTCCTGATTATCGGGACAGCGACGGCGTACGCCGGGGCAAGGCACCGATGATGTTTACCGAGTTCCTTGCCCTGCCGGATTCGCGTCGTCGCTACTGGGCGCGGGCCATGCTCGGTTGGCCACGAATCCGCAAGGCGCAGCCCAATCCCGCGCATTTCTCTCTGGCGGCCATGCAGCGCGCCGGACACATCGCCGGGCTGATCACCCAGAATGTCGATACGCTGCACGATCAAGCCGGCAGCCACGACGTGATCGAGTTGCATGGCAGCCTGCATCGAGTGTTATGCCTGGACTGCGGCGAGCGCTTTGAGCGTGCGGCGATTCAGTTACTCATGGAAGCCGACAACCATTATCTGCTCGGAGTCGACGCAATCCAGGCACCTGACGGCGATACCTTGCTGGACGCGGCTTTCGAGGCGAATTTTCAGGTCCCCAATTGCCCTCGCTGCGACGGTGACCGGCTCAAGCCGGATGTGGTGTTCTTTGGCGAAAACGTCGCTGCGCCCACTGCGGCCAAGGCGATGGCCAGTGTCGAGCAAGCAGATGGTCTCCTGGTGATTGGTTCGTCATTGATGGCTTATTCCGCATTTCGTCTGTGCAAGGCGATCAATGCTCAGGGCAAACCGCTGGTGGCGATCAATTTTGGCAAAACCCGGGCCGATGAACTGCTGGACCTGAAGATCGAGATGTCCTGTGATGTGTTGCTGCCCGAACTGGCGGCAAGTCTGCTTTCGACTTAA
- a CDS encoding DUF2790 domain-containing protein yields the protein MNIRVALIAIAFTGASAHALAMEGSNVANPQSTPVEDYAYGDHPDIAKILETSEVPNVCGPVSVEMAYEDSSGQRHIMRYQIVGNGCSNG from the coding sequence ATGAATATCAGAGTCGCGCTCATCGCGATCGCATTCACAGGTGCGAGCGCTCATGCGTTGGCCATGGAAGGCAGCAATGTGGCCAATCCACAGAGCACGCCGGTCGAAGACTATGCCTACGGCGATCACCCGGATATCGCTAAAATTCTCGAAACTTCGGAAGTACCGAATGTATGCGGCCCGGTCTCGGTCGAGATGGCCTATGAAGATTCCAGCGGCCAACGGCACATCATGCGTTACCAGATTGTTGGTAACGGCTGCTCCAACGGCTGA
- a CDS encoding TIGR03915 family putative DNA repair protein produces the protein MISLDCGNLFETWRQQARWLLSHEIDPSKVSWSSDVAKDLFATDEHHPQQAGPFQARIPLALIELLANAACYRGEQRWSLLYEVLWRISHGDRTAMLAGDKLGSELHRRIKQVSREAHHLHAFLRFVELPPLELPLELSPQERSRLEALRPQYVAWHEPAHDILHSASQHFIGRMGLHRWMIATPADGVYFDGKQLTHERVCPPAWQELARNPEDPQGELWLTYYRNIFNPARLNPKVMQGHLPARFWKNLPEGPLIPALISEARTGKQRDGQASQIAAKPGKRIARGPDTARAADAIETSQVTG, from the coding sequence ATGATCAGCCTGGATTGCGGCAATCTTTTCGAGACCTGGCGGCAGCAAGCACGCTGGCTGCTCAGCCACGAAATCGACCCCAGCAAGGTGAGCTGGTCGTCAGACGTGGCGAAAGACCTGTTTGCCACGGACGAGCATCATCCGCAGCAAGCCGGTCCGTTTCAGGCGCGCATACCCTTGGCGCTGATCGAACTACTGGCCAACGCCGCGTGTTATCGAGGCGAACAACGCTGGAGCCTGTTGTATGAGGTGTTGTGGCGAATCAGCCATGGCGATCGAACAGCGATGCTGGCCGGCGACAAGCTGGGCAGTGAACTGCATCGACGAATCAAACAGGTCAGCCGCGAAGCTCATCATCTGCATGCGTTTTTGCGCTTTGTAGAGTTGCCGCCGTTGGAATTGCCTCTGGAATTGTCGCCGCAGGAGCGATCACGCCTGGAAGCGCTTCGTCCCCAATACGTCGCCTGGCATGAGCCGGCCCACGACATCCTGCACAGCGCCAGCCAGCACTTCATTGGCCGCATGGGGTTGCATCGCTGGATGATTGCCACTCCGGCGGACGGGGTTTACTTCGATGGCAAGCAGCTGACCCATGAACGGGTTTGCCCACCCGCATGGCAGGAACTGGCGCGCAATCCCGAAGATCCTCAGGGCGAACTCTGGCTGACTTACTACCGCAACATCTTCAATCCAGCGCGGCTCAATCCCAAGGTCATGCAAGGACACCTTCCCGCCCGCTTCTGGAAAAACCTACCGGAAGGGCCTTTGATACCCGCCTTGATCAGCGAGGCCAGAACCGGTAAACAACGCGACGGTCAGGCCAGCCAGATTGCGGCAAAGCCTGGCAAACGCATAGCCCGCGGCCCTGATACTGCCAGGGCCGCTGACGCCATTGAGACTTCACAGGTTACTGGTTGA
- a CDS encoding phage infection protein: MKRRFFSGVVFAAMASVVMPFAVSNVSAEDAQPVAADGADHVGAARVAEGGSDHVGAARVAADGSDNVGAGRVAADGSDHVGAARVAADGSDHVGAARVAADGSDNVGAGRVAADGSDNVGAGRVAADGSDNVGAGRVAADGADHVGAARVAADGSDNVGAGRLAADGADHVGAARLAYSPRGGIGSDRVASSFVSGSYSDQFNINQ, encoded by the coding sequence ATGAAACGTAGGTTTTTTTCAGGCGTTGTGTTTGCGGCAATGGCATCGGTTGTGATGCCGTTTGCCGTGTCTAACGTATCGGCTGAGGACGCGCAGCCCGTCGCAGCGGATGGTGCGGATCATGTCGGTGCGGCCCGCGTAGCGGAAGGCGGCTCCGACCACGTTGGTGCAGCCCGAGTCGCTGCGGACGGTTCAGATAACGTCGGTGCCGGGCGTGTTGCTGCGGACGGTTCGGATCATGTGGGGGCCGCTCGTGTTGCGGCGGATGGTTCGGATCATGTGGGTGCCGCTCGTGTTGCGGCGGACGGTTCGGATAACGTCGGCGCCGGGCGCGTGGCGGCGGATGGTTCGGATAACGTCGGCGCCGGGCGTGTTGCGGCAGATGGTTCGGATAACGTCGGCGCTGGACGTGTTGCGGCGGATGGTGCGGATCATGTGGGTGCAGCCCGTGTCGCTGCGGATGGTTCGGATAACGTCGGTGCCGGGCGACTTGCGGCGGATGGCGCAGACCACGTGGGTGCAGCACGTCTAGCCTATTCGCCTCGCGGTGGCATTGGTTCTGATCGGGTTGCTTCCAGCTTTGTGAGTGGCAGCTATTCTGACCAGTTCAATATCAACCAGTAA
- a CDS encoding MFS transporter translates to MTLQTTATHASIVRPKRGPWKEIVAASIGNALEFYDLLIYGYFAVVIGKLFFPSDNETTSLLLSVGSFGISFLMRPLGAMVLGSYADRAGRKASLTMSILIMMIGTAMITFTPSYQQIGVAAPLIIIVARMLQGFSTGGEFGAATAFMVEHADAKRRGFFASWQLSTQGLATVLAAGVSALLSYVLTDVQLNDWGWRVAFGIGLLIGPVGFYIRSQIDETPDFQKVAAAADSPKRTPLRDVLIKGHVSLLLAIGVVAGATAFNYVHKLYMPTYALKQLHIAATSSYMGALVTGVTLMFMAPVFGTLSDTHGRFRVLSIALLITGLSSYPMFVLLNTYPTVTTLLLVQAIVGVLIAACLGPIPAMLADIFPTSIRGTGLALSYNFSVTLFGGFAPLIVTWMIEATGSKLAPSFYVMGTALISVVAVVALGRRMRGTVQH, encoded by the coding sequence ATGACACTTCAAACCACTGCAACGCATGCTTCAATCGTCAGGCCAAAGCGAGGTCCGTGGAAGGAAATTGTCGCGGCCAGTATTGGTAACGCACTCGAATTCTATGACCTGCTGATCTACGGCTACTTCGCGGTGGTCATCGGCAAGCTGTTCTTCCCCTCCGATAACGAAACCACGTCGCTGTTGCTCAGCGTCGGTTCGTTCGGTATTTCCTTCCTCATGCGTCCGCTGGGCGCGATGGTGCTGGGTTCCTATGCGGACCGGGCAGGGCGCAAGGCTTCGCTGACGATGTCGATCCTGATCATGATGATCGGCACGGCGATGATCACCTTTACGCCGTCGTACCAGCAGATTGGGGTCGCCGCGCCGTTGATCATCATCGTTGCGCGGATGTTGCAAGGTTTCTCCACAGGTGGCGAATTCGGCGCGGCGACGGCCTTTATGGTCGAGCACGCCGATGCCAAGCGCCGGGGCTTCTTCGCCAGCTGGCAGTTGTCGACTCAAGGGCTGGCAACGGTTCTGGCCGCTGGCGTCAGTGCGCTGCTGAGTTATGTGTTGACCGACGTGCAGCTCAACGACTGGGGCTGGAGAGTCGCGTTCGGTATCGGTTTGCTGATTGGCCCGGTGGGTTTCTACATCCGCAGCCAGATCGACGAAACCCCGGACTTCCAGAAAGTCGCCGCAGCCGCCGATTCGCCAAAAAGAACTCCGCTGCGCGATGTGCTGATCAAAGGCCATGTCAGCCTGCTGCTGGCCATCGGTGTCGTTGCCGGTGCCACGGCGTTCAACTACGTGCACAAGCTGTACATGCCGACCTACGCCCTCAAACAGCTGCACATCGCTGCGACCTCCTCATACATGGGCGCCCTGGTGACCGGCGTGACCCTGATGTTCATGGCGCCAGTGTTTGGCACGCTGTCCGATACCCATGGCCGATTCCGGGTGCTGAGCATTGCGCTGTTGATCACCGGCCTGTCGTCGTACCCGATGTTCGTCCTGCTCAATACCTATCCCACCGTAACCACGTTGTTGCTGGTCCAGGCCATCGTCGGGGTGTTGATTGCGGCGTGTCTGGGACCGATTCCGGCCATGCTGGCGGATATTTTCCCGACCAGCATTCGCGGCACGGGGCTGGCCCTGAGTTACAACTTTTCCGTCACCTTGTTCGGCGGTTTCGCTCCGCTGATCGTGACCTGGATGATCGAAGCCACCGGCAGCAAGCTGGCGCCTAGCTTCTACGTCATGGGCACCGCGCTGATCAGCGTGGTCGCCGTCGTGGCTCTGGGCCGCCGTATGCGCGGCACCGTCCAGCACTGA
- a CDS encoding LysR substrate-binding domain-containing protein has translation MSDTDVTATLDLDLLRTFIAVVDHHSFAEAGAQLARTQSSVTQHMQRLEQQVGVSLFQKQGRQKHLTEPGRQLLRHARLMLSLNDEALNSLRESSLSGVLRIGSPHDIADTILPPILSHIARSAPRLRLEIDVGRSPFLMDDLHRGKVDMVISTREDPTLEGFALRTSPVWWICSAQYIHVPDEPLPLILVDEPSIYRRYALEALERANIAWRQAYLASNLIGIKAATRAGLGVTARSMEMLGPDMRVLGENDGLPRLPDVTYHLWIRPNTVNPLARKAYDLIRASQGL, from the coding sequence ATGTCTGATACCGACGTTACCGCAACCCTCGATCTGGATTTACTCCGCACGTTCATCGCCGTGGTCGATCACCACAGCTTCGCCGAGGCCGGCGCGCAGCTGGCGCGGACTCAATCGTCAGTCACCCAGCACATGCAGCGCCTTGAACAACAAGTGGGCGTGAGTCTTTTTCAGAAACAGGGCAGGCAAAAGCATCTGACTGAACCGGGCCGCCAACTGTTGCGGCACGCGCGGCTGATGCTCTCGCTGAACGATGAGGCGCTTAATTCCCTGCGGGAAAGCAGCTTGAGCGGCGTGCTGCGCATCGGTTCGCCCCACGATATCGCCGACACCATCCTGCCGCCGATCCTTAGCCATATCGCCCGTTCGGCACCGCGCCTGCGCCTGGAAATCGACGTCGGGCGCAGCCCGTTCCTGATGGATGATCTGCATCGGGGCAAAGTCGATATGGTGATTTCCACTCGGGAAGATCCGACCCTTGAAGGCTTTGCGCTGCGCACTTCGCCGGTCTGGTGGATCTGCTCGGCGCAATATATTCATGTGCCCGACGAGCCGCTGCCGCTGATTCTCGTCGACGAACCGAGCATCTATCGACGCTACGCGCTGGAGGCGCTGGAGCGCGCCAATATTGCCTGGCGCCAGGCGTATCTGGCCTCGAACCTGATCGGGATCAAGGCCGCCACCCGCGCAGGGCTGGGTGTGACGGCGCGGAGCATGGAAATGCTCGGGCCGGACATGCGCGTATTGGGGGAAAACGACGGCCTGCCGCGTCTCCCCGATGTGACCTACCACTTGTGGATCAGGCCCAATACCGTCAACCCGCTGGCCCGCAAAGCCTACGATCTGATCCGCGCGAGCCAGGGTTTGTAG